In one window of Agrobacterium larrymoorei DNA:
- the flgF gene encoding flagellar basal-body rod protein FlgF, producing the protein MQSGLYVGISSQIALERRLTTIADNIANMNTAGFRGTEVKFDEVMSHTKNDLKANIAFVTQGNDYLSTRNGELERTGNSFDFAIKGDAWFAINTPAGQVLTRDGRFSMSTTGELISTKGFPVLDAGGAPIQLNLTAGEPTVGTDGRIIQNGATVGQIGLFEADANKGFVRYENSGVIFSEAPQPVVDTAGVGVLQGYVEQSNVNAISQMTQLVQVNRAFEGISSLMKSTEDNFSQAIRTLGGGQ; encoded by the coding sequence ATGCAATCTGGTCTTTACGTTGGTATCTCGTCCCAGATCGCGTTGGAACGTCGTCTCACCACCATCGCCGACAACATCGCCAACATGAATACGGCTGGCTTTCGCGGTACCGAGGTCAAGTTCGATGAGGTCATGAGCCACACGAAAAACGATCTCAAGGCGAACATTGCCTTCGTGACGCAGGGTAACGACTATCTCTCCACCCGTAACGGCGAGTTGGAGCGCACCGGCAACTCCTTCGATTTCGCGATCAAGGGCGATGCCTGGTTTGCGATCAACACACCGGCGGGTCAGGTTCTGACGCGCGACGGACGTTTCTCCATGTCCACGACAGGCGAACTCATCTCCACGAAGGGCTTCCCGGTTCTCGACGCCGGTGGCGCGCCGATACAGCTAAACCTCACCGCAGGCGAGCCAACAGTTGGAACGGATGGCCGCATCATTCAGAACGGTGCGACGGTCGGGCAGATCGGTCTCTTTGAAGCAGACGCGAACAAGGGTTTCGTCCGTTATGAAAACAGCGGTGTGATCTTCTCCGAAGCGCCGCAGCCGGTGGTCGATACCGCAGGCGTCGGCGTGCTTCAGGGCTATGTCGAGCAGTCCAACGTCAATGCCATTTCGCAGATGACGCAGCTGGTTCAGGTGAACCGCGCCTTCGAAGGCATCTCTTCGCTGATGAAATCCACCGAAGACAACTTCTCTCAAGCCATCCGCACGCTTGGCGGCGGGCAGTAA
- a CDS encoding flagellin: MTSILTNTSAMSALQTLRTINSNLSTTQDRVSSGEKVGQASDNVAYWSISTTMNSDKKSLNAATDALGVGAAKVDTAYAAMDSALDVVDEIKAKLTTASETSVDKDQVQLEITKLQQQLTAIGQAASFNGENWVIQSDSSSETTVVDGFIRNSDGTVKVTTATHEAGTYAMFATIDDGKGSGGVLGSVMDIVLDSSATQGDIDAFMTTVQTAFDKLTIGAAALGALKTRIDMQDDFSSKLSDAIESGVSRLVDADMEEESAKLSALQTQQQLAVQSLSIANSSSQNLLTLFRG, encoded by the coding sequence ATGACCAGCATTTTGACCAACACTTCTGCTATGTCTGCACTGCAGACGCTGCGCACGATCAACTCCAATCTTTCTACGACTCAGGATCGGGTTTCTTCTGGTGAGAAGGTCGGTCAGGCTTCTGACAACGTGGCCTACTGGTCGATTTCCACCACCATGAATTCCGACAAGAAGTCGCTGAACGCTGCAACGGACGCTCTGGGCGTTGGTGCTGCAAAGGTCGACACCGCTTACGCCGCCATGGACAGCGCTCTGGACGTCGTAGACGAAATCAAGGCTAAGCTGACGACTGCCAGCGAAACTTCCGTCGACAAGGATCAGGTCCAGCTCGAAATCACCAAGCTTCAGCAGCAGCTGACGGCAATCGGCCAGGCTGCATCCTTCAACGGCGAAAACTGGGTCATCCAGAGCGACTCCAGCTCTGAAACGACTGTTGTCGATGGCTTCATCCGCAATTCGGATGGCACCGTTAAGGTAACGACTGCCACGCACGAAGCTGGCACCTATGCAATGTTTGCCACGATTGACGATGGCAAGGGCAGCGGCGGCGTTCTGGGCAGCGTTATGGACATCGTTCTGGACAGCTCCGCAACGCAGGGCGACATCGACGCATTCATGACGACCGTTCAGACAGCGTTCGACAAGCTGACGATCGGTGCTGCTGCTCTTGGCGCGCTCAAGACCCGTATCGATATGCAGGACGACTTCTCCAGCAAGCTGAGCGACGCAATCGAGTCGGGCGTAAGCCGCCTGGTCGATGCCGACATGGAAGAAGAATCAGCCAAGCTTTCCGCTCTGCAGACGCAGCAGCAGCTTGCAGTTCAGTCCCTGTCGATTGCAAACTCCAGCTCGCAGAACCTGCTTACCCTCTTCAGAGGTTAA
- a CDS encoding flagellin — translation MSSINFNSSATTALQTLRNVNSKLSDTQNAVSTGLKVSSASDNAAYWSISTTMKSDNKALNAATDSLGVGAAKVDTAYAAMDSAIEVVNEIKTKLTTASETSVDKDQVQLEITKLQQQLSAIGQAASFNGENWVVQGNTASTTSVVDGFIRESNGAVKVTTASFEAGSYAMFESIDDGEGSGGVLGSVMEISLTSSMTQGDIDDYMTTVETALNTLTKGAAALGALSTRIDLQSDFASKISDAMDAGVSKLVDADMEEESAKLSALQTQQQLAVQSLSIANSSSQTILSLFR, via the coding sequence ATGTCTAGCATTAACTTCAATTCGAGCGCTACGACCGCTCTCCAGACTCTGCGCAACGTCAACAGCAAGCTGAGCGACACGCAGAACGCCGTTTCCACAGGCCTCAAGGTCTCGTCCGCTTCCGACAACGCAGCTTACTGGTCCATTTCCACGACCATGAAGTCCGACAACAAGGCTCTGAACGCTGCGACTGATTCGCTGGGCGTTGGCGCTGCGAAAGTCGACACGGCTTACGCTGCAATGGACAGCGCGATCGAAGTCGTTAACGAAATCAAGACCAAGCTGACGACCGCAAGTGAAACGTCGGTCGACAAGGACCAGGTCCAGCTCGAAATCACCAAGCTGCAGCAGCAGCTTTCTGCTATCGGCCAGGCTGCATCCTTCAACGGCGAAAACTGGGTCGTTCAGGGCAACACTGCCTCCACGACGTCGGTTGTCGATGGCTTCATTCGTGAAAGCAACGGCGCAGTCAAGGTTACGACGGCATCCTTCGAAGCCGGCAGCTACGCAATGTTCGAATCCATCGATGATGGTGAGGGTTCCGGCGGCGTTCTCGGCAGCGTCATGGAAATCTCGCTGACCAGCTCTATGACTCAGGGCGATATCGACGACTACATGACGACTGTTGAGACGGCTCTCAACACGCTGACGAAGGGCGCAGCTGCTCTCGGCGCTCTGTCCACCCGTATCGATCTGCAGAGCGATTTCGCAAGCAAGATTTCCGATGCCATGGACGCCGGTGTCAGCAAGCTGGTCGATGCCGACATGGAAGAAGAGTCTGCCAAGCTTTCTGCTCTGCAGACGCAGCAGCAGCTGGCAGTTCAGTCCCTGTCGATTGCAAACTCCAGCTCGCAGACAATCCTGTCGCTGTTCCGCTAA
- the motA gene encoding flagellar motor stator protein MotA, with protein MNIIIGLVITFGCIIGGYMAMGGHLDVLFQPFELVIIGGAGIGGFIMANPMKVVKDSGKAIGEAFKFAVPKERHYLDVLGVLYSLMRDLRTKSRNEIEAHIDNPDESSIFQTAPSVLKNKELTSFICDYVRLIIIGNARSHEIEALMDEEIETILNDKLKPYHAITAMGDSFPAIGIVAAVLGVIKAMGKINESPAVLGGLIGAALVGTMLGIILSYSICNPLTSQIKIVRTKQHRLYIIVKQTLIAYMNGSVPQVALEYGRKTISGYERPSIDAVEQEMMNPGGDQKAA; from the coding sequence ATGAACATTATTATCGGACTGGTTATTACTTTCGGCTGTATTATCGGCGGTTACATGGCCATGGGCGGACATCTGGACGTACTTTTCCAGCCGTTCGAGCTTGTCATCATCGGCGGCGCCGGTATCGGTGGCTTCATCATGGCCAACCCGATGAAGGTCGTGAAAGACTCCGGTAAGGCCATTGGCGAAGCGTTCAAGTTCGCCGTGCCGAAAGAGCGCCATTATCTGGACGTGCTGGGCGTTCTCTACTCGCTGATGCGTGATCTGCGCACGAAGTCGCGTAACGAGATCGAAGCTCACATCGACAACCCGGACGAATCCTCCATCTTCCAGACGGCTCCGTCGGTCCTTAAAAACAAGGAACTGACCTCCTTCATCTGCGATTATGTTCGCCTGATCATCATCGGCAACGCCCGCAGCCATGAAATCGAAGCGCTGATGGACGAGGAAATCGAGACGATCCTCAACGACAAGCTCAAGCCTTACCACGCCATCACGGCTATGGGTGATTCCTTCCCGGCCATCGGTATCGTGGCCGCCGTTCTCGGCGTTATCAAGGCCATGGGCAAGATCAACGAATCGCCTGCGGTTCTCGGCGGTCTCATCGGTGCCGCACTCGTCGGCACCATGCTCGGGATTATCCTGTCCTACTCGATCTGTAATCCGCTGACGTCGCAGATCAAGATCGTCCGCACCAAACAGCACCGGCTCTACATCATCGTGAAGCAGACCCTGATCGCCTATATGAACGGTTCGGTTCCGCAGGTCGCTCTCGAATATGGCCGCAAGACGATTTCCGGTTACGAGCGTCCTTCGATCGATGCGGTCGAGCAGGAAATGATGAACCCCGGCGGCGATCAGAAGGCGGCTTGA
- a CDS encoding glycosyltransferase family 41 protein, producing the protein MLNEVSYATASKHFKTGRYTDALVTLNRLIDTHRDARTYGLLAKTLSRLGLQDQAATSYELAYMQGGLDAEDHLVESIRLFFACGEKDKALALSNKLIHRFHKHPDIAYIVGTLLVERGELRIARTLKTILMKSDDIEHMKLGARIAIMTWDLFDPRDIETARVLLSRIPRQNGVRLMYLVFSREHSKYDAIEKHQPIIDAAVAAGDLEFVSRDGTFFNIHWSGDEHINQLARSNTPAFSPEMTVKRRALPHQWGQKIRIGYLSSDFFDKHATMKLIRGVLELHDRDRFEVTLFCHSAPDSMESNEADRSLWGDVVTVRDMTNQEALDEIRARNIDILVDLKGHTAGNRTSILNMGGAPVQVTWIGFPGSVVNVDLDYTIGDHYVLPDSSKPHYHEKFVRLPETYQPNDPANRPLANKVSRSEVGLPEDAFVFASFNANRKITPKVVELWCEILKKTPNSVIWILHNSDASRTNILAKFIACGIPAKRVFFMKKLQFELHLNRITAADLGLDTFPVNGHTTTSEQLWSGLPVLTMKGTNFASRVSESLLNAIGAPELITENERDYVEQAVAYAKDPASLKPIRDRIDANRFVTPLFDAERYCRHLESAYETMVERAKQGLEPDHFDVPALPKRDGPFMTR; encoded by the coding sequence ATGTTGAACGAAGTCAGCTATGCAACCGCCTCAAAACACTTCAAGACAGGGCGTTATACAGATGCACTGGTGACGTTAAACCGGTTGATCGACACCCACCGCGATGCCCGGACTTATGGCCTCCTGGCAAAGACACTGTCCCGGCTTGGCCTGCAAGATCAGGCAGCAACTTCCTATGAGCTGGCCTATATGCAGGGCGGACTGGATGCTGAAGACCATCTCGTTGAAAGCATCAGACTGTTTTTTGCCTGCGGGGAAAAGGACAAGGCGCTCGCTCTTTCCAACAAGCTGATCCACCGCTTCCACAAACACCCGGACATCGCCTATATCGTCGGCACATTGCTGGTCGAACGCGGTGAACTTCGGATTGCCCGCACGCTGAAAACCATTCTGATGAAAAGCGACGACATCGAGCATATGAAGCTCGGCGCGCGCATTGCTATCATGACCTGGGATCTGTTCGATCCAAGAGATATCGAGACCGCGCGCGTTCTTCTCTCCAGAATTCCCCGCCAGAACGGCGTGCGACTGATGTATCTCGTCTTCAGCCGTGAACACAGCAAATATGACGCCATCGAGAAGCATCAGCCGATCATCGATGCAGCTGTTGCCGCGGGCGATCTGGAATTCGTCTCGCGCGACGGTACGTTCTTCAACATCCACTGGAGCGGCGACGAGCACATCAACCAGCTCGCGCGAAGCAACACGCCAGCCTTCTCTCCGGAGATGACCGTCAAGCGCCGTGCGCTTCCCCATCAGTGGGGCCAGAAGATTCGCATCGGCTATCTCTCGTCCGACTTTTTCGACAAACACGCGACGATGAAGCTCATCCGCGGCGTGCTCGAGCTGCATGATCGTGATCGTTTCGAAGTCACGCTTTTCTGCCACTCGGCTCCGGATTCGATGGAGAGCAACGAGGCCGACCGCAGTCTCTGGGGCGATGTCGTTACCGTCCGTGACATGACGAACCAGGAAGCACTGGACGAAATCAGGGCGCGCAACATCGACATTCTGGTCGATCTGAAGGGACATACGGCGGGTAACCGCACATCGATCCTCAACATGGGCGGGGCGCCCGTTCAAGTCACCTGGATCGGCTTCCCCGGTTCCGTGGTCAATGTCGATCTCGATTATACCATCGGCGACCATTACGTTCTGCCCGATAGCTCCAAGCCGCATTACCACGAAAAATTCGTCCGCCTGCCGGAAACCTATCAGCCCAACGATCCCGCCAACCGCCCGCTGGCAAACAAGGTCAGCAGGTCGGAAGTCGGGCTTCCCGAAGACGCGTTCGTCTTTGCCTCCTTCAACGCCAACCGCAAGATCACTCCGAAAGTGGTTGAGCTATGGTGCGAGATTTTGAAGAAGACGCCGAATAGCGTTATCTGGATCCTGCACAATAGCGATGCGAGCCGAACCAATATTCTGGCAAAGTTCATCGCCTGCGGCATTCCTGCCAAGCGCGTCTTCTTCATGAAGAAATTGCAGTTCGAACTCCACCTGAACCGTATTACGGCAGCAGATCTCGGCCTCGATACCTTCCCCGTCAACGGCCACACCACCACCTCCGAGCAGCTCTGGTCAGGCCTGCCTGTGTTGACCATGAAGGGTACGAACTTTGCTTCGCGCGTCAGCGAAAGCCTTCTGAACGCCATCGGCGCACCGGAGCTGATAACCGAAAATGAACGCGATTACGTCGAACAGGCCGTCGCCTACGCGAAAGATCCGGCAAGCCTAAAGCCGATCCGTGATCGCATCGATGCGAACCGCTTCGTCACGCCGCTATTCGACGCGGAACGGTACTGCCGTCATCTGGAATCGGCTTACGAAACGATGGTCGAACGGGCAAAGCAGGGTCTCGAGCCGGATCACTTCGACGTGCCCGCCCTGCCGAAACGCGATGGGCCATTCATGACGCGGTGA
- the fliI gene encoding flagellar protein export ATPase FliI, giving the protein MLAHIAGAQLSSGKLYARGGRVRTIAAGHYTVSGLSEHVRLGEFVVHKSANGLHLGEVVRVEPDLIYVCPIEPGDPIGVNDVVLREGEFRVQPDDSWCGRTISSLCKPIDGKGPLIKGPRSRSVMTLPPPSMTRSRVDTGFRTGVKAIDIFTPLCLGQRLGIFAGSGVGKSTLLSMLARADSFDKVVIALVGERGREVREFIEDTLVDNMKKSIAIVATSDESPMLRKMAPLVAMTVAEHFRDKGENVLFIADSITRFAQAIREVAIAAGEPPIARGYPASVFTELPKLLERAGPGEEGAGTITAIISILVDGDNHNDPIADSTRGILDGHIVLDRSLADEGRYPPINPLASISRLSHKAWTPDQQKLVSRLKSLIHNFEETKDLRLIGGYRPGVDAELDMAVRQVPFIYDVLKQSPGDRKVIDAYAELATALRNAPANNQPVPAQRRGP; this is encoded by the coding sequence ATGCTTGCACACATCGCTGGGGCGCAGCTGTCATCGGGCAAGCTGTATGCCCGCGGCGGCAGGGTCAGAACCATTGCCGCCGGCCACTATACCGTCAGCGGCCTTTCCGAGCATGTTCGCCTGGGTGAATTCGTGGTGCACAAGAGCGCGAATGGCCTGCATCTGGGCGAAGTCGTTCGCGTCGAGCCAGATCTGATCTATGTTTGCCCCATCGAGCCCGGCGACCCCATCGGCGTCAACGATGTGGTGCTGCGGGAAGGCGAGTTCCGCGTTCAGCCGGACGATAGCTGGTGCGGGCGCACTATCAGTTCACTATGCAAGCCTATCGACGGAAAGGGGCCGCTCATCAAAGGTCCGCGCAGCCGCTCCGTCATGACCCTGCCTCCGCCCTCCATGACGCGCAGCCGCGTCGATACGGGCTTCCGCACGGGCGTCAAGGCAATCGACATCTTCACGCCGCTTTGCCTCGGCCAGCGTCTGGGTATCTTTGCCGGATCGGGTGTCGGTAAATCGACCCTGCTTTCCATGCTTGCGCGCGCGGACTCTTTCGACAAGGTCGTGATCGCACTCGTGGGCGAACGCGGACGCGAAGTGCGTGAATTCATCGAGGACACGCTCGTCGACAATATGAAGAAATCCATCGCTATCGTGGCAACGAGCGATGAGAGCCCGATGCTGCGCAAGATGGCGCCGCTGGTTGCTATGACGGTGGCCGAGCATTTCCGTGACAAGGGCGAGAACGTTCTGTTCATTGCCGACAGTATCACGCGCTTTGCCCAGGCCATCCGCGAAGTGGCGATTGCCGCTGGCGAGCCGCCGATTGCGCGAGGCTACCCTGCTTCCGTTTTCACCGAACTGCCAAAGCTGCTGGAGCGGGCAGGGCCGGGCGAAGAGGGCGCCGGTACGATAACGGCGATCATCTCCATTCTCGTCGATGGCGATAACCACAACGATCCGATTGCCGATTCGACGCGCGGTATTCTCGATGGGCACATCGTGCTCGACCGTTCGCTTGCAGATGAGGGGCGATATCCGCCGATCAATCCGCTCGCGTCCATCTCGCGCCTGTCCCACAAGGCGTGGACGCCGGACCAGCAGAAACTGGTCTCGCGCCTCAAATCGCTCATTCACAATTTCGAAGAAACGAAGGACCTGCGCCTGATCGGCGGCTACCGACCCGGTGTCGATGCCGAACTCGATATGGCCGTAAGGCAGGTTCCTTTTATCTACGACGTCCTCAAGCAGTCGCCGGGAGACCGAAAGGTCATCGATGCCTATGCCGAACTGGCGACCGCACTTCGAAACGCGCCGGCCAATAACCAGCCGGTGCCTGCTCAGCGGCGGGGGCCCTGA
- a CDS encoding MotB family protein yields the protein MSESENHHHGKNEIIIVKRHKGGHDGAHGGAWKIAYADFMTAMMAFFLVMWLVNASNEETKASVASYFNPIKLTDEKPAERGLKQPAKTAKGEENQQKSETKAEKPREGDAAASGQDMTSSSGENVNYSEQALFENPYAVLAEIAQEVGQQANISVKGEGGAAESGPATGASGGEAYRDPFDPDFWSKQVDVPNQPNAISVQDTSLPEKAPKPQDAKAAAQKQDVAGIIGDPNDLGLPPNAKAQATAEVSDDATDVQDAKPVKVAAATPQAKPDVAPAKPDAQPKPSQAQDKTAKELRDEISQQVAGVAGKLAEGIVVTPAEGGTLITISEKASNAMFDVGSAVPQRNLVLAMAKIGEVLSKQQGAVVIRGHTDGRAYNSGGKDNWTLSMDRAHAAYYMLVRGGLDETRIKQLSGFADRRLQSSDDPLNGANRRIEILLEDG from the coding sequence ATGAGTGAGAGCGAAAATCACCACCACGGCAAGAACGAAATCATCATCGTGAAACGCCACAAGGGCGGTCATGACGGTGCCCATGGTGGTGCCTGGAAAATCGCTTACGCCGATTTCATGACGGCGATGATGGCCTTCTTCCTCGTCATGTGGCTGGTCAACGCCTCCAACGAAGAGACGAAGGCCTCCGTCGCGAGCTATTTCAACCCGATCAAGTTGACGGATGAGAAGCCCGCGGAACGCGGCTTGAAGCAACCCGCCAAAACCGCCAAGGGCGAGGAAAATCAGCAGAAATCCGAAACCAAGGCTGAAAAGCCTCGGGAAGGTGACGCTGCTGCCAGCGGTCAGGATATGACCTCGTCTTCGGGCGAAAATGTCAATTACTCGGAACAGGCCCTTTTTGAAAACCCTTATGCCGTTCTTGCAGAAATTGCGCAGGAAGTTGGCCAGCAGGCAAATATCAGCGTGAAGGGCGAGGGTGGCGCAGCCGAATCCGGCCCGGCGACCGGTGCTTCTGGCGGTGAGGCATATCGCGATCCTTTCGACCCGGACTTCTGGAGCAAGCAGGTAGACGTACCAAATCAGCCGAACGCCATTTCGGTGCAGGATACGAGCCTGCCGGAGAAGGCGCCGAAGCCTCAGGATGCAAAGGCGGCAGCGCAAAAGCAGGATGTTGCAGGCATTATTGGAGACCCGAACGACTTGGGGCTCCCTCCAAACGCGAAGGCGCAAGCGACTGCGGAAGTCTCAGATGACGCGACGGATGTTCAGGATGCAAAGCCTGTAAAAGTCGCGGCAGCCACACCGCAGGCCAAGCCGGATGTCGCTCCAGCAAAGCCGGATGCTCAGCCGAAGCCGTCACAAGCTCAGGACAAGACGGCAAAAGAACTGCGCGACGAGATTTCCCAGCAGGTCGCCGGTGTTGCCGGCAAATTGGCGGAAGGCATCGTGGTGACGCCTGCCGAGGGTGGAACGCTGATTACCATTTCGGAAAAGGCAAGCAATGCGATGTTCGATGTCGGCTCTGCCGTGCCGCAGAGAAACCTTGTGCTTGCAATGGCAAAGATCGGCGAAGTGCTGAGCAAGCAGCAGGGTGCGGTGGTTATTCGCGGCCATACGGATGGTCGCGCCTATAATAGCGGTGGCAAGGACAACTGGACGCTGTCCATGGATCGCGCGCACGCAGCCTATTACATGCTGGTGCGCGGCGGGCTGGATGAAACGCGCATAAAGCAGCTGTCCGGCTTCGCCGACCGCCGCCTGCAAAGCTCTGACGATCCATTGAATGGCGCGAACCGCCGTATCGAAATTCTGCTAGAGGACGGTTGA
- a CDS encoding flagellar protein yields MIRIKKKIKNAASGGQENARRSRELDRFLTGGLLFVAAAAAGLPWYVFLNPDKFGISGNGWEALKHVPQRGGGGVETIVPHYDEGIAGNGKAAVPDVQIDNVVTATVPANGKGNNNADETSVQPFPDGTRFKLLHVSNGRALIEDKSGMFLVQIGSILPDESRLLSLSNVQGKWQIVTSAGEVYSE; encoded by the coding sequence ATGATTAGAATCAAGAAGAAGATCAAAAATGCTGCATCAGGCGGTCAGGAAAATGCCAGGCGCAGCCGGGAACTGGACCGGTTCCTCACGGGCGGCCTGCTGTTCGTCGCAGCCGCGGCTGCCGGTTTGCCTTGGTATGTATTTCTCAATCCCGATAAATTCGGCATCAGCGGCAATGGCTGGGAAGCGCTGAAACACGTTCCGCAGCGCGGCGGCGGCGGAGTGGAGACTATCGTTCCACATTACGACGAAGGCATTGCTGGCAATGGAAAAGCCGCTGTCCCGGATGTCCAGATCGATAATGTCGTAACCGCGACCGTTCCCGCCAATGGCAAGGGCAACAACAATGCCGACGAAACATCGGTTCAGCCGTTCCCCGATGGCACGCGGTTCAAGCTTTTGCACGTCTCGAACGGTCGGGCACTGATCGAAGACAAGTCAGGCATGTTCCTCGTCCAGATCGGCTCCATCCTCCCCGACGAAAGCCGCCTTCTGTCCCTGTCGAATGTTCAGGGTAAGTGGCAGATCGTGACGTCTGCGGGAGAGGTTTACTCCGAATAG
- a CDS encoding flagellin — translation MTSILTNTSAMSALQTLRSINTDLSGTQDRVSSGYKVAQAKDNVAYWSISTTMNSDNKALNAASDALGVGAAKVDTAYAAMESAISAVDEIKSKLVTSSEESTDKGQIQLEISKLQEQLSAIAQGASFSGENWMVTGDSTQASVVDGFIRQNDGTVKVTTATFAIASYAMFETISDGVGEGGLLGDVMTIMLTSESTQEDIDGFMTTVENAMSSLTDAAAAIGALQTRVDLQDTYSAKLSDAIESGVSRLIDADMEEESAKLSALQTQQQLAIQSLSIANSSAQNILSLFQQ, via the coding sequence ATGACCAGTATTTTGACCAACACTTCCGCGATGTCCGCCCTCCAGACGTTGCGTTCGATCAATACCGATCTCTCCGGCACGCAGGATCGCGTTTCGTCCGGTTATAAGGTCGCACAGGCCAAGGATAACGTCGCTTACTGGTCCATCTCCACGACCATGAACTCGGACAACAAGGCGCTGAACGCCGCATCCGACGCGCTTGGTGTTGGCGCTGCAAAGGTTGACACGGCTTACGCTGCGATGGAAAGCGCGATCAGCGCCGTTGACGAAATCAAGTCCAAGCTCGTGACTTCCTCCGAAGAATCCACGGACAAGGGACAGATTCAGCTCGAAATCAGCAAGCTTCAAGAGCAGCTTTCCGCAATTGCTCAGGGCGCGTCCTTCTCCGGCGAAAACTGGATGGTGACCGGCGACTCGACGCAGGCAAGCGTTGTTGACGGCTTCATTCGTCAGAATGACGGTACGGTAAAAGTTACCACCGCAACCTTCGCAATTGCATCTTACGCAATGTTCGAAACGATCTCCGATGGCGTGGGTGAGGGCGGCCTTCTGGGCGACGTCATGACCATCATGCTGACCAGCGAATCGACGCAGGAAGATATCGATGGCTTCATGACAACCGTCGAGAACGCCATGAGCTCGCTGACGGACGCTGCCGCTGCTATCGGTGCTCTTCAGACCCGCGTCGATCTGCAGGATACCTACTCCGCCAAGCTTTCCGACGCCATCGAATCGGGTGTCAGCCGCCTGATCGACGCAGACATGGAAGAGGAATCGGCCAAGCTTTCCGCGCTCCAGACGCAGCAGCAGCTGGCAATCCAGTCTCTGTCGATTGCGAACTCCAGCGCACAGAACATTCTCTCGCTCTTCCAGCAGTAA
- a CDS encoding flagellin, which produces MTKIISSSYVQSALQTLLFSNDTLQKTQERTTSGLKVGSAADNAGYWSVATNLKSEGSVLSSVGDALNLGASKADTAYEGVNSMIDIVDQIMTQLTTAYESGTDRDSINKSITALKSNLVSVAQAASFSGDNWLYNTSDQLAENRSIPYSYKKGADGGVTLQSLTVPTAETTMVDTSDASRGLLTKTIDASALNPDGTSTGSREYYLVDVDAASGTTGQEISISNDTTQEELDDMVAVVGEISSRLNQLGSSLGTMSNRIDQQTTFVGALNKSLDTSVSRLVDANMEEESTKLTAYKTQRDLAVEVVSMANSHRKSLANLFA; this is translated from the coding sequence ATGACAAAGATCATTTCCTCAAGCTACGTGCAGAGCGCTCTTCAAACGCTTCTTTTCAGCAACGATACTTTGCAAAAGACGCAGGAGAGAACGACGTCCGGCCTCAAGGTGGGTTCGGCGGCGGATAATGCTGGCTATTGGTCCGTTGCCACGAACTTGAAGTCGGAAGGAAGTGTCTTGAGCAGCGTGGGTGACGCGCTCAACCTCGGTGCCTCCAAAGCCGATACGGCCTATGAAGGCGTCAACTCCATGATCGACATCGTCGACCAGATCATGACGCAGCTGACGACCGCTTATGAATCGGGAACAGATCGGGATTCTATCAACAAATCCATAACGGCTCTAAAGAGCAACCTTGTTTCCGTCGCTCAGGCCGCAAGCTTTTCCGGCGATAACTGGTTGTATAATACCTCGGACCAACTGGCCGAAAACCGGTCCATTCCCTATTCCTACAAGAAGGGTGCAGACGGCGGTGTGACGCTTCAGTCGCTGACCGTTCCCACGGCTGAAACGACCATGGTCGATACCAGCGATGCAAGCAGAGGCCTGCTCACCAAGACGATAGATGCCAGCGCTTTGAACCCCGATGGCACGTCCACCGGTTCACGCGAGTATTATCTCGTAGACGTCGATGCCGCCTCCGGCACCACCGGGCAGGAAATTTCCATCTCCAACGATACGACCCAGGAAGAACTGGACGATATGGTTGCCGTCGTTGGCGAGATTTCCTCTCGGCTCAACCAGCTCGGCAGTTCGCTTGGCACCATGTCCAACCGAATCGATCAGCAGACGACATTCGTCGGCGCGCTGAACAAATCGCTGGATACCAGCGTAAGCCGTCTCGTTGACGCTAACATGGAAGAGGAGTCGACCAAGCTCACCGCCTATAAAACCCAGCGCGACCTGGCGGTCGAGGTGGTTTCGATGGCGAACAGCCATCGCAAGAGCCTCGCCAATCTCTTCGCTTAA